ACtgttattttacattttcaatttgtttttgcaattaaaattatACCGTTTTCAGTTAAGGTAcatttatgttggagctgcgataaacgatgagagcgaagcgtagaaatacatttaTAGTTTTATAATGGAAGTGTTTTGGTtcctatcgcagctccaacgtaaacTTACCCTTATACGAATAATGTGCTACTATATTACAGTTTAAAATAATACCAATCGATCTGAATACTCTGTGTATTTATAATCATATATAAATTGCAAAGATTAAACATCATATTTTATGTATTTGCGCAAGTCCCTTAATTATCTTCTatatgaatttatttaatttatagctGTAATACATCATCAAATTCGTACTAGCACTACAACAATGAACCTACTAGGTCATTCACCAaccaggaaaaaagaaaaacaaaggaATAAGAAGTATGCCGAGTTATTGGAAGGTAAAATTTCacgttaataatatttttgtaaatgaaagtaaagtaaatttttaagttaaactCTTTTGATTACAGTAACAAATAAAACAACAAGTAATAAAAGGGCTACATTACAAAAGGCAAAAGCTTCTGACATATCTATGTTTCTCGATCGGCGTAATAATACTACAGGAGAGTCGCATAAAGTTGGAGATCCTAGTTTGAAGAACATCGCCAATTTGGAAAATATAGATAAGGAATGCATAGATGATATTCACTCCGATATTGTGAGTATACAGCAATTTTTTCAAGAAATTACTACCGAATGAAAGTTTAATATGTTATCAGCTGAAGCGGAGTTTTGATGAATGTAAACAatcttttattgaaaatttatactattgtatttataaattacaggaaaacaatataaatttttcatctgtCATCGAAATGGACTATTACAACCAGCTCCCTCATAATAAAGCGATACCTAATGATTTAGTGGAATGTCATGATATCGATGACATTGCTCCCCAGTTTTCCAAAGAAATGAATGTCGAAATAAATAAAGAGACAGATGAAAAGTTAGAGAAGATAAAAATGTAAGTAACAAGAAAACTGTGTATGTACACACAATTAGTGTAAAATTACTTACTGAACATAGTTCAGTGTATAAGTCTTCTGTCTTGCCAAACTTCAGATATTAGTTACATTTTCATTGTGATTAGTACCAATAACTTTCAACTTTAATTAATAGCAATCTTGTACGCATAATTATTCTTTAGGAATACGAAACCGAAAGCAAAGAGGGAACAAAAAAGTGTCACTGAGAAGTACACCACACAATATTATATTGAAAGCTTGTTGGTTCATATGCAAGTGTATTTAAATTGTGGATTGCTAAATAGAGCAAAGAGAAcgttaatgaagtacagaaaattgAGGGAGAACAGTTTAAATCCTTGTAACAAATGCATTGACCTGTATAATATACTTTTAGAAGCTTATGCTTTTAGAAGAGATGTGAACAAAGTCATGCAGCTATACCTGTTAATAAAAGAGGATTGTGTAGCCCCGACGCCACAAACTTATGTATACATATTTGACGCTTTGGGAAGAGAATCGAAATCTAAGATACAAATAAGTAATTAAGATACAATTaagataaaattaattaaaagaggGAGAATCTATGATAACTGTTTCTGTTTTAATATATAGAGTTGTTGGAGCAACTACAGTTAGACATGTATAACGCGAATATATCTGTTGAtgatatatttaataaatctcATTTTAAACATGATCAAGAAGAAAATGTATTAAGGATAGTAAAAATGATAAAGCCAGAATTTGAGCGAACATATACTATGTTAAATACAGAACATAAATGCCCACTTTTATGCAAGATCCATATGGGGAATAATTACCAAAGTCCAGTGGAAGGATTAATGACGATCGATGCGTTGAAAGACTTCTTAAAGATGCAGCTTCAAAATGAGTCGGCAATTGAGGTGGAGATAGAAAGTATTGAAAAACGCGACAAAAACTCGGAAACTGTTTCTAAATCTGTaagatattattatttaacgttcatttaaatttgtttaaagccTACAAATTTATAGTTTCAAGACTATCCGTATCGTTCGTATaactgtttatttttctttaatcagaGGTCAAAAGTTATCGAACTTGAAAATTATTGGAAAGGAACAGCTTTAGCAGCTTTCGAAAGgaatttaaagtgtttaaaagaaaaagaatatcATTCTAATGCTTTAATGGTTTTACACCCATTTTTAGAAGTATTGGATAAAAAGTACTATGTAAATGCTATACTACGAGAAATTAAGCAACTAACTCGAGGTTCGGAAACTTACAGTACGTCTCTTAAATTACTGTGCGCTGACCTAGGAAAACATATTTATAAGAGATACGAGGTATGAGTTTATATTTAAACATGCATTAGatctatttttaaattataacatTACATTCTTTAAGTGTTTAGGTGTTTTACAAGTATTACATTTATTATTGTTTGGTCTAATGTAAGAAAGCAAACTGTCCTCCTTTTATTTTCACATTAATATACATACTTGTATTTTACATTGCACATCGCTGAGAAATTATTTGTCTTAACCGTAATTTTCAGATAAAAATGAAGCAACAGTATGGAATATTGGATTCGATAgttaatatttatcagaaatacTTGGAATGGTATTTGAATCCTAAAAGTATGCCACAGTTCAATGGTATGGATAATCGTACAGTGTGGCAACACTTCGAATtggaagaaaaaataagtatatGCGGTACATCCTTAAATGCTATGTGTTTAAGTTGGCCTACAGATGTAATTACAAATGTTGGCAAATTTCTGTACAATATCATCTTAAATGATATAATACTTAAACCTGATATATTGAAAGGACACGATTTTAAATGTTCCATTCCGGCATTTTATACGTTGTATAGAAATAAGGGACATTATTTAACGGAGCAGGTTTGTATATTGAAcaatttatttgatgcattattTGTATGGCGATGTGATGTATTATAATGTAACATATTAATTATAGATTAAACCACATCCTTTTGTATCAAAGCTGTATAAAGACTCGCAGCTTGACACAATAACATTTGATTCATTTCTTGTGCCATCTCATAGTCCGCCGCGTCCATGGACTTCTATATACACAGGTGGATATcttataacaaaaacagattttgtaaGAACTCCATATTACTCGGTAAGTGTGCGTGttaattatcaatttaattTTCAAGTGTCAAACTAATGTAATTTAGaatgcagagttgggcaaatatTATTTCGAAGTAATAAATGTGACGAATAAGTGGCGCGACGGTGAGCGAATGCTTCTTGAGATAGCGGCCGACCATTGATAACAGACTGTTGTATGTCTGGTTGTTACAAACAAGGGTACCCGACTCAAAACGTTATTTTTGGTTATCATAATGCAGCAACAATTTGTATTCGACAACCAGGATGACAatttcaatagttttttaattaatatgttaGCAGATTGCCTGTTTAGCGTTCATCTTTTATTCGtcgatttattcgaataaatttttattcgttctcgaataacttcattttattcgtaatttttattcgagtattattcgaagcagaatttattcgatattttattcgaataactccCAACTCTATTAGAATGTGTCATCTAATGCTATTATACTAAAACATCCTTATGTTTTAtgcgaaagaattttttttgcaattggaAATGGTTTTGAGTAAATAGCTAtgaataaatgtaatattatcTCTAAATGTGTATGAATGGTTGATAGTTTGAATACCTACTTTAAACATCCGTGCTAAAGTTTTTACTAAAAAGATTTCCCTTCTTCTATCCCAAAATTGTGGATACTctaaattctttgaaatatcGGTCATTCTGAAGTAAGTGTAATCGTATGAAGCAtttagtttacaaaataaaaagctGAATATTAAGATTCTTTTTACTTGCTTATGCGAGTTCTTTTAGCCAGTTATGTTTTTAACGTAAcgtcgaacagaaaaaaaacagtatgtattttagttttcctttcttttacaGGATTGCTCATTGCGTAAAGTTCAGGATACACCATCACAGCAATTGCTTCCTGTATTCGATTCTTTAAATCAACTTAGCTCTATTCCATGGACAATTAATTCTGCCATACTTGATATCGTAATTGAGGTATTTATGATTTCAGTGTCCTACTCCATATTCTTGACAACAAGTAGCCAGGTGTAGTAATTATAATCAACTTACATTTACGATCTCTTTTCTAATTAGATATTTCAAGACGGTGGTTCTGTAGAATTAAATGTTCCTCAATCAAATTCCGTATTGTCTCCTCCACCTTCTGTCGGAAGAGATTCTATGGCTGAAGAAAAGCGAAATGCAATAATAGCATGGGCAAAGTATAAGCAAAAAAAGTACGAAATGTATTCTTTGTGGTGCGATTCCCTCTATAGACTATCTCTTGCTAATCATGTACGTATTTCATCCTCTTCTTTCAAatggcttttttatttttcataacaAATGACTAAACAGTAAGCTTACATATGTAATTACACATTATTGTCCGATGATTCCATTGGCAAACTACAAATGGATAAATGTTTTCCAAATTTACCTGTTTTTAGAATTTGAATTACTTTCtctgtacatatatacatattactCTTACATGCGTTAATACGTATACATTTctgtattatttttaaagtttaggAACAAAATATTTTGGCTGCCACATAATTTGGATTTTAGAGGACGAGTTTATCCTGTCCCTCCCCACTTGAACCATCTATCATCTGATTTGGGCCGCTCTTTGCTTTTATTTGCAAAAGGGAAACCTCTCGGTCCGAAAGGATTAG
The nucleotide sequence above comes from Andrena cerasifolii isolate SP2316 chromosome 2, iyAndCera1_principal, whole genome shotgun sequence. Encoded proteins:
- the Mtrnapol gene encoding mitochondrial RNA polymerase isoform X2, which gives rise to MWNNTYSYEVLLLRKFISKICEINMVQTVIHHQIRTSTTTMNLLGHSPTRKKEKQRNKKYAELLEVTNKTTSNKRATLQKAKASDISMFLDRRNNTTGESHKVGDPSLKNIANLENIDKECIDDIHSDIENNINFSSVIEMDYYNQLPHNKAIPNDLVECHDIDDIAPQFSKEMNVEINKETDEKLEKIKMNTKPKAKREQKSVTEKYTTQYYIESLLVHMQVYLNCGLLNRAKRTLMKYRKLRENSLNPCNKCIDLYNILLEAYAFRRDVNKVMQLYLLIKEDCVAPTPQTYVYIFDALGRESKSKIQIKLLEQLQLDMYNANISVDDIFNKSHFKHDQEENVLRIVKMIKPEFERTYTMLNTEHKCPLLCKIHMGNNYQSPVEGLMTIDALKDFLKMQLQNESAIEVEIESIEKRDKNSETVSKSRSKVIELENYWKGTALAAFERNLKCLKEKEYHSNALMVLHPFLEVLDKKYYVNAILREIKQLTRGSETYSTSLKLLCADLGKHIYKRYEIKMKQQYGILDSIVNIYQKYLEWYLNPKSMPQFNGMDNRTVWQHFELEEKISICGTSLNAMCLSWPTDVITNVGKFLYNIILNDIILKPDILKGHDFKCSIPAFYTLYRNKGHYLTEQIKPHPFVSKLYKDSQLDTITFDSFLVPSHSPPRPWTSIYTGGYLITKTDFVRTPYYSDCSLRKVQDTPSQQLLPVFDSLNQLSSIPWTINSAILDIVIEIFQDGGSVELNVPQSNSVLSPPPSVGRDSMAEEKRNAIIAWAKYKQKKYEMYSLWCDSLYRLSLANHFRNKIFWLPHNLDFRGRVYPVPPHLNHLSSDLGRSLLLFAKGKPLGPKGLDWLKLHVINLTNFKKGSSLEERLKCANQNMENILDSAAKPLTGKMWWKKSEEPWQTLAGCIEIANALKAPNVETYESKYPIHQDGSCNGLQHYAALGRDQSGAESVNLYPFDTPKDVYTAVAAIVEEQRQTDAKNNIKIAQVLDGHIKRKVIKQTVMTTVYGVTKYGAKLQIAKQLKDLPDFPEESVWGASLYLADKTFYSLRAMFKSAREIQDWFTACARIISGICGENVEWVTPLGLPIVQPYNKQKTMQRYVKHIEKPDSLKQKNAFAPNFIHSLDSTHMMLTSLYCRQEGITFVSVHDCFWTHACTVDIMNKICREQFVALHSQPILEELATFFTNRYLPIYSNIEVNHKKYMKDVHQQLTSIPSKGTFDINKVLSSTYFFS
- the Mtrnapol gene encoding mitochondrial RNA polymerase isoform X1, whose amino-acid sequence is MKMYRHFTTLGTKRISAHRVFLMPKQIIVQRSMRLCSFCKFYHWKTSKSVIHHQIRTSTTTMNLLGHSPTRKKEKQRNKKYAELLEVTNKTTSNKRATLQKAKASDISMFLDRRNNTTGESHKVGDPSLKNIANLENIDKECIDDIHSDIENNINFSSVIEMDYYNQLPHNKAIPNDLVECHDIDDIAPQFSKEMNVEINKETDEKLEKIKMNTKPKAKREQKSVTEKYTTQYYIESLLVHMQVYLNCGLLNRAKRTLMKYRKLRENSLNPCNKCIDLYNILLEAYAFRRDVNKVMQLYLLIKEDCVAPTPQTYVYIFDALGRESKSKIQIKLLEQLQLDMYNANISVDDIFNKSHFKHDQEENVLRIVKMIKPEFERTYTMLNTEHKCPLLCKIHMGNNYQSPVEGLMTIDALKDFLKMQLQNESAIEVEIESIEKRDKNSETVSKSRSKVIELENYWKGTALAAFERNLKCLKEKEYHSNALMVLHPFLEVLDKKYYVNAILREIKQLTRGSETYSTSLKLLCADLGKHIYKRYEIKMKQQYGILDSIVNIYQKYLEWYLNPKSMPQFNGMDNRTVWQHFELEEKISICGTSLNAMCLSWPTDVITNVGKFLYNIILNDIILKPDILKGHDFKCSIPAFYTLYRNKGHYLTEQIKPHPFVSKLYKDSQLDTITFDSFLVPSHSPPRPWTSIYTGGYLITKTDFVRTPYYSDCSLRKVQDTPSQQLLPVFDSLNQLSSIPWTINSAILDIVIEIFQDGGSVELNVPQSNSVLSPPPSVGRDSMAEEKRNAIIAWAKYKQKKYEMYSLWCDSLYRLSLANHFRNKIFWLPHNLDFRGRVYPVPPHLNHLSSDLGRSLLLFAKGKPLGPKGLDWLKLHVINLTNFKKGSSLEERLKCANQNMENILDSAAKPLTGKMWWKKSEEPWQTLAGCIEIANALKAPNVETYESKYPIHQDGSCNGLQHYAALGRDQSGAESVNLYPFDTPKDVYTAVAAIVEEQRQTDAKNNIKIAQVLDGHIKRKVIKQTVMTTVYGVTKYGAKLQIAKQLKDLPDFPEESVWGASLYLADKTFYSLRAMFKSAREIQDWFTACARIISGICGENVEWVTPLGLPIVQPYNKQKTMQRYVKHIEKPDSLKQKNAFAPNFIHSLDSTHMMLTSLYCRQEGITFVSVHDCFWTHACTVDIMNKICREQFVALHSQPILEELATFFTNRYLPIYSNIEVNHKKYMKDVHQQLTSIPSKGTFDINKVLSSTYFFS
- the Mtrnapol gene encoding mitochondrial RNA polymerase isoform X3, producing the protein MKMYRHFTTLAVIHHQIRTSTTTMNLLGHSPTRKKEKQRNKKYAELLEVTNKTTSNKRATLQKAKASDISMFLDRRNNTTGESHKVGDPSLKNIANLENIDKECIDDIHSDIENNINFSSVIEMDYYNQLPHNKAIPNDLVECHDIDDIAPQFSKEMNVEINKETDEKLEKIKMNTKPKAKREQKSVTEKYTTQYYIESLLVHMQVYLNCGLLNRAKRTLMKYRKLRENSLNPCNKCIDLYNILLEAYAFRRDVNKVMQLYLLIKEDCVAPTPQTYVYIFDALGRESKSKIQIKLLEQLQLDMYNANISVDDIFNKSHFKHDQEENVLRIVKMIKPEFERTYTMLNTEHKCPLLCKIHMGNNYQSPVEGLMTIDALKDFLKMQLQNESAIEVEIESIEKRDKNSETVSKSRSKVIELENYWKGTALAAFERNLKCLKEKEYHSNALMVLHPFLEVLDKKYYVNAILREIKQLTRGSETYSTSLKLLCADLGKHIYKRYEIKMKQQYGILDSIVNIYQKYLEWYLNPKSMPQFNGMDNRTVWQHFELEEKISICGTSLNAMCLSWPTDVITNVGKFLYNIILNDIILKPDILKGHDFKCSIPAFYTLYRNKGHYLTEQIKPHPFVSKLYKDSQLDTITFDSFLVPSHSPPRPWTSIYTGGYLITKTDFVRTPYYSDCSLRKVQDTPSQQLLPVFDSLNQLSSIPWTINSAILDIVIEIFQDGGSVELNVPQSNSVLSPPPSVGRDSMAEEKRNAIIAWAKYKQKKYEMYSLWCDSLYRLSLANHFRNKIFWLPHNLDFRGRVYPVPPHLNHLSSDLGRSLLLFAKGKPLGPKGLDWLKLHVINLTNFKKGSSLEERLKCANQNMENILDSAAKPLTGKMWWKKSEEPWQTLAGCIEIANALKAPNVETYESKYPIHQDGSCNGLQHYAALGRDQSGAESVNLYPFDTPKDVYTAVAAIVEEQRQTDAKNNIKIAQVLDGHIKRKVIKQTVMTTVYGVTKYGAKLQIAKQLKDLPDFPEESVWGASLYLADKTFYSLRAMFKSAREIQDWFTACARIISGICGENVEWVTPLGLPIVQPYNKQKTMQRYVKHIEKPDSLKQKNAFAPNFIHSLDSTHMMLTSLYCRQEGITFVSVHDCFWTHACTVDIMNKICREQFVALHSQPILEELATFFTNRYLPIYSNIEVNHKKYMKDVHQQLTSIPSKGTFDINKVLSSTYFFS
- the Mtrnapol gene encoding mitochondrial RNA polymerase isoform X4, which gives rise to MNLLGHSPTRKKEKQRNKKYAELLEVTNKTTSNKRATLQKAKASDISMFLDRRNNTTGESHKVGDPSLKNIANLENIDKECIDDIHSDIENNINFSSVIEMDYYNQLPHNKAIPNDLVECHDIDDIAPQFSKEMNVEINKETDEKLEKIKMNTKPKAKREQKSVTEKYTTQYYIESLLVHMQVYLNCGLLNRAKRTLMKYRKLRENSLNPCNKCIDLYNILLEAYAFRRDVNKVMQLYLLIKEDCVAPTPQTYVYIFDALGRESKSKIQIKLLEQLQLDMYNANISVDDIFNKSHFKHDQEENVLRIVKMIKPEFERTYTMLNTEHKCPLLCKIHMGNNYQSPVEGLMTIDALKDFLKMQLQNESAIEVEIESIEKRDKNSETVSKSRSKVIELENYWKGTALAAFERNLKCLKEKEYHSNALMVLHPFLEVLDKKYYVNAILREIKQLTRGSETYSTSLKLLCADLGKHIYKRYEIKMKQQYGILDSIVNIYQKYLEWYLNPKSMPQFNGMDNRTVWQHFELEEKISICGTSLNAMCLSWPTDVITNVGKFLYNIILNDIILKPDILKGHDFKCSIPAFYTLYRNKGHYLTEQIKPHPFVSKLYKDSQLDTITFDSFLVPSHSPPRPWTSIYTGGYLITKTDFVRTPYYSDCSLRKVQDTPSQQLLPVFDSLNQLSSIPWTINSAILDIVIEIFQDGGSVELNVPQSNSVLSPPPSVGRDSMAEEKRNAIIAWAKYKQKKYEMYSLWCDSLYRLSLANHFRNKIFWLPHNLDFRGRVYPVPPHLNHLSSDLGRSLLLFAKGKPLGPKGLDWLKLHVINLTNFKKGSSLEERLKCANQNMENILDSAAKPLTGKMWWKKSEEPWQTLAGCIEIANALKAPNVETYESKYPIHQDGSCNGLQHYAALGRDQSGAESVNLYPFDTPKDVYTAVAAIVEEQRQTDAKNNIKIAQVLDGHIKRKVIKQTVMTTVYGVTKYGAKLQIAKQLKDLPDFPEESVWGASLYLADKTFYSLRAMFKSAREIQDWFTACARIISGICGENVEWVTPLGLPIVQPYNKQKTMQRYVKHIEKPDSLKQKNAFAPNFIHSLDSTHMMLTSLYCRQEGITFVSVHDCFWTHACTVDIMNKICREQFVALHSQPILEELATFFTNRYLPIYSNIEVNHKKYMKDVHQQLTSIPSKGTFDINKVLSSTYFFS